A genome region from Arachis duranensis cultivar V14167 chromosome 6, aradu.V14167.gnm2.J7QH, whole genome shotgun sequence includes the following:
- the LOC107495799 gene encoding sterol carrier protein 2, with translation MASESVTLKSDALMDQMKQHLSTDAGKEIVKKIGLVYQIQIAPKKIGYNEVIYTVDLKKGEVTKGPYEGGKPDATFSFKDEDFVKVALGKMNPQLAFMRGAMKIKGSLSAAQKFTPDIFPKPAKM, from the exons ATGGCTTCTGAATCAGTAACCCTTAAATCCGATGCCCTCATGGATCAGATGAAGCAGCATCTCTCCACCGACGCCGGTAAAGAAATCGTCAAGAAAATCGGACTCGTTTATCAGATTCAGATTGCCCCTAAG AAAATTGGATACAACGAGGTTATCTACACTGTTGATCTCAAGAAAGGAGAGGTCACCAAAG GGCCATACGAGGGAGGAAAGCCTGATGCAACATTTTCATTTAAGGATGAGGACTTTGTTAAGGTCGCTTTAGGGAAGATGAATCCACAACTTGCATTCATGAG GGGTGCGATGAAGATTAAGGGAAGTTTGAGCGCTGCGCAGAAATTCACTCCGGATATCTTCCCCAAGCCTGCCAAGATGTGA